The Oncorhynchus clarkii lewisi isolate Uvic-CL-2024 chromosome 20, UVic_Ocla_1.0, whole genome shotgun sequence nucleotide sequence AGACAGCTCCAGATAATGGAAAACCCAGGAAAACACTCGCTGCCTTATCTAAACATCCCAGAACTAAGTTGAGTCGGTTCAACCACAGGTTAACGATCCTTACTTACGATCCTTACTTACTTAAAACCCACAATCCATTTCCTCCCCAACCCAGCTGGAATGGTATttattaatcagatataataaaacagagtagagtttaattagttaaagttctatttaaaatgtagatattgtttagtcattattcataaaattcctaacagTAGCTTTGGGTTTAGTCTTGGCTGTGACTGTAGCAGGGTCTGGGCTGGGTCTGCGTTGAGCTTGGTTGTGGTTGTTGTAGCTTTAAGATTCGTGGGGGTCTGGGCTGGATATTTAACCCAACTCTCCTTGGAGACTATCAAAGTCTCAAGGAGCTTCTGCTTTTTCATACTCttagttgatgttgttgatggtgTGGATGATGAAGATGGTGATGACAGTGTCTACTTACTCTTCTTAGTAGTTTGCAATGATGAGGAAGATTATGATGTTGTTTTCTTAATCTTAGTTGTCTTTGCCGATGGTGCTGATGAAGGTGGTGAAAATGATGAAGATAATGTATTACTCTTAGTAGAAATTCTtgaaggtgatgatgatgatgtctttTTGCGCTTCTTACATGTGATTAGGTTAAGTAGGCAAGGGGGGGGGTCTTTGAGTTGTCATGGTGACTGGAGCCATCTTGCATTTGGGAAGGTAGCTGTTAAGTCTCGAGAAAAGTTTTCCCACAAAATGGACACGCCTCTACTGAGGAAGACATGACTGcaggaacacagagaggagaacagtataaattatgaaaatatactgaacaaaaatataaatgcaacatgcaagaaTTTCAGCGATtctactgagttatagttcatataaggaaatcagtcaatacattaattaatttggccctaatctatggatttcacatgactgggcaggggcgcagccatgggtgggcctgggagggccaGAATCAGAAGGAGGAGTCAGAAAGCAGAATCAGAAGGAGGTTTTCTCCACAAAAGGGACAGAAATACTCAGTTGCATCTGCTGTCTGGGTTGCTGGTGACAGACAATCCCGCGGGTgtagaagctggatgtggaggacctgggctggcttggttacacgtggtatgcggttgtgaggccagtcagacgtactgccaaattctctaaaacgaccttgtggtagagaaatgaacattaaattatctggcagcagctctggtggacattcttacagtcagcatgtcaactgcacgctccctcaaaacttgagacatctgtggcattgttttgagtgacaaaactgcacattttagagtggccttttattttccccagcataAGGtccacctatgtaatgatcatactgtttaatcagcttcttgatatgatacacctatcaggtggatggattatcttggcaaaggaaacatgctcactaacagggatgtaacaaaTGTGTACACAAAATGAGAGAAATTCTTTTTTTGTGCATATCTAAAAAtatcagggatcttttatttcagctcatgaaatatgggaccaacactacatgttgcgtttatatttttgttcagtatagattatattaattatgttttatttttagatgttttattttttacctctAATGACTAACTTTATTGTCAGAATAAAAAATTATGCATGATCTATACATTAGTTAAGCAATAAGgctcctcgggggtttgtgatatatggccaatataccacggctagggCTGTTTTTAGCACAACACAAGGCAGAGTGCCTGGGCACAGCCATTAAGCGTGGCaaattggccatatatcacaaaccccagaggagCCTTATTGGTATTAATAACTGGTTACCAAATGTTTGACCTTACTTTTGCTAAACTTTTATTTCACTCGTTACCAATACAGCAATTGGTTACAGTTCTAAAGATAAAAACATCAGATATAGTGTATCTAGTAGTCAGCATAGTAGAACTTTGCTGCCCTCTAGTGGAACCTACAGCTCCACTACAGTGCCTAGTGATCCTACACACCCTTTGGCCAGTTATCACATTAAGCggtgcatgggtaaaatcactggggaaggcAAGCCAGGGAAAAGAATGCAttttacaacctatgtgttgtgataattgcgttgtttgctctataacctgttagttcatatgccttgacactgCAGGAGGTTTGTGGCACCTTAAATGGGGAGCATGGGCTCGTGGTATCGTCTGGAAAGGAGTTAGTGGAATGGTTTCCATGGgttgatgccattccatgagtactgttccagccattattatgagccatcacTAGCCATCACCCCTCACTAGCCTTGACTCTGATATgcaatgcattcggaaagcattcagaccctttgactttttccacattttgttacgttacatccgtattctaaaatggattaaataaaaaaaatccccatcaatctacacacaataccccataataacaaagcgaaaacagagtTTACgaaattttttgcaaatgtataaaataaaaaaaaacagaaacacggtatttacataaatattcagaccctttgctatgagacggAATTGAGCCCAGATGCATCcggcttccattgatcatccttgagatgttgctacaacttgattggagaccaccctctgcccccagctgtgctctggacaccatatgtgaactgattacCCCCCATCTATcatcagagctcgtgctgctaggtgacctaaactggaacatgcttaacaccccagccatcctacaatctaagcttgatgccctcaatctcacacaaattatcaatgaacctaccaggtaccaccccaaagccgtaaacacgggcacccccctagatatcatcctaaccaacttgccctctaaatacacctctgctgttttcaaccaagatctcagcgatcactacctcattgcctgcatccgtaatgggtcagcggtcaaacaacctccactcatcactatcaaacgctccctgaaacatttcagcgagcaggcctttctaatcgacctggccgggaaggatattgacctcatcccgtcagtagaggatgcctggttatttaaaaaaaatgccttcctcaccattttaaataagcatgccccattcaagaaatttagaaccaggaacagatatagcccttggttctctccagacctcactgtccttaaccaacacaaaaacatcctatggcgttctgcattagcatcgaacagcccccgtgatatgcaacttttcagggaagctagaaaccaatatacacaggcagttagaaaaaccaaggctagctttttcaaacagaaatttgcttcctgcaacacaaactcaaaaaagttctgggacactgtaaagtccatggagaataagaacacctcctcccagctgcccactgcaccgaggataggaaacactgtcaccaccgataaatccactataattgagaatttcaataagcatttttctaaggttgtggccatgctttccacctggcctaccccggtcaacagcactgcaccccccacagcaactcgcccaagccttccccatttctccttctcccaaatccagtcagctgatgttctgaaataaCGACAaagtctggacccctacaaatcagccgggctagacaatctggaccctttctaaaatgatctgccgaaattgttgcaacccctattactagcctgttcaacctctctttcgtgtcgtctgagattcccaaagattggaaagcagctgtggtCATCCTCCTCtccaaagggggggacactcttgacccaaactgctacagacctatatcaatcctaacctgcctttctaaggtcttcgaaagccaagtcaacaaacagattaccgaccatttcgaatcccaccataccttctccgctatgcaatctggtttcagagctggtcatgggtgcacctcagccacgctcaaggtcctaaacgatatcttaaccgccatcgataataaacaatactgtgcagctatattcattgacctggccaaggctttcgactctgtcaatcaccacatcctcatcggcagactcgatagccttggtttctcaaatttttgcttcgcctggttcaccaactacttctctgacagagttcagtgtgtcaaatcggagggcctgttgtccgggccactggcagtctctatgggggtgtctcaaggttcaattcttggacagactctcttctctgtatacatcaatgatgtcgctcttgttgctggtgagtctctgatccacttctacgcagaagacaccattctgtatacttctggccttctttggacactgtgttaacaaccctccagacgagcttcaatgctatacaactctctttctgtggcctccaattgctcttaaatacaagtaaaactaaatgcatgctcttcaaccgatcgctacctgcacctgcccgccaatccagcatcactactctggatggttctgacttagaatgtgtggacaactacaaatacctaggtgtgtggttagactgtaaactctccttccagactcacatcaaacatctcccatccaaagttaaatctagaattggcttcctatttcgcaacaaagcatccttcactcatgctgccaaacatacccttgtaaaactgtccatcctaccgatcctcgactttggcgatgtcatttacaaaatagccttcaataccctactcaatacatttgatgcagtctatcacagtgccatccgttttgtcaccaaggccccatattctacccaccactgtgacctgtacgctcgcgttggctggcccttgcttcgtactcgtcgccaaacccactggctccaggtcatctacaagaccctgctaggtaaagtccccccttatctcagctcactggtcaccatagcagcacccacctgtagcatgcgctccagcaggtatatctctctggtcacccccaaaaccaattcttcctttggccgcctctccctccagttctctgctgccaatgactggaacgaactacaaaaatctctgaaactggaaacacttatctccctcactagctttaagcaccagctgtcagagcagctcgcagattactgcacctgtacatagcccatctataatttagcccaaacaactacctcccccctactgtatttatttatttatttagctactttgcaccccattatttctatctctaccttgcacattcttcccctgcaaatctaccattccagtgttttacttgctatactgtatttatttcgccaccatggccttttttttcctttacctcccttatctcacctcatttgctcacattgtatatatactttttttcctactgtattattgactgtatgtttgttttactccatgtgtaactctgggttgttgtatgtgtcgaactgctttgcctTATCTCGGCCAGgccgcaattgtaaatgagaacttgttctcaactttcctacctggttaaataaagtgaaataaaacaattaaataaataaataaaagattgaactctttggcctgaatgccaagcgtcgcatctggaggaaacctggcaccttccctacggtgaagcatggtggtggcagcatcatgtatgTTTTTCagtaatcttgtttctcatggtgtgcgagtctttatgtgccttgtactgaggagtagcttccatctggccactctaccataaaggcctgtttggtggagtgctgcagagatggttgtccttctggaagtttctcccatcttcacagagcaACTCTAAAGCTccgtcagtgaccatcaggtttttggtcacctccctgaccaaggcccttctcccccgattgctaagTTTGGCCGAGCAGCCAGCTCTAgttagtcttggtggttccaaagttcTTCCATTTGAGGATggaggtcagtgtgtgtttggggaccatcaatgctgcagaatgtattgggtacccttccccagatctgtgcctcgacacaatcctgtctcagagctctacggataattccattcgacctcatggcttggtttttgctctgacatgcactttcaacaatgggaccttatatagacaggtgtgtgcctttccaaatcatgtccaatcattagaatttaccactggtggactccaagttgtagaaacagctcaaggatgatcaatggaaacaggatgcacccgacctcaatttcatgtctcatagcaaagggcctgaatacttatgtaaataaggtatttatttgattttttttattcaaaaattgctttgtcactatgggttattgtgtgtagattgctgaggatttgtatttatttaatatatttttgaataaggctgtaacgtaacaaaaggtggaaaaagtaaagggatctgaatacttaccgaAGGCACAGTACATTCAACCTCGTGAAGGAAATTtaagaaagacagaaaaacaaaaaatatattttttccttttttggggaagcctggcttcccatggcatccatgaatacacgccactgcctctgtattttcaagtatcgtgggggcagcatcatgtcatgggtatgcttgtcaccggcaGAGACTCGAGTTTGTCAGGACCAAAAGAAATATGAAAGGAACAAAGCCAAGGTAAAAAGTTAGGAAAACATGCCTCAGTCTTCTGAATAACTAATCCTGGGATAGTTGTATTTTTCAGCTGGACAATTACACAAATCGTAATGCCGAAtacacaccagaatggctttctaagaggtgttgagtgttcctgaggggtctagtctcagtcctgacaaatctgcttaaaaaaaaaaatagaaaaggtttgaatattgctgtcctTCAGAGTGACTTCCAACCAAATTTACTGACCTTtagcaattttgacaaaaacaatggatatgTTGCTCTAAGAGTTGTGCAGAGTCAGTAGAATCTTATTTAAAATTATTTACAGCTGTAATTCCTGTCAAAGGTGATTCCACCAAGcattaactctggggtgtgaagacaaaAATGAAGATCTCATCATCACATATTCATTTAGAAACACTTCTATACTTCATTCAGATTGGACATGTGGAGCAGGTTGTGTAGAGCAGTAGGAAAACAATCAAACGTAATGCCTTTTTAGATTTCATTTTAAGGCAGTCTGGTCAGAGGATGGAACTCTTCAGTTCAACTGAACTTGAGAAACCTTAGTCTAATCAGACCTTGGGGCATTGAAGCATGCACACGGCGGAGGCTTCTGGTCCAGAACAAGAGAACCCCTACTTTATAGTCTATGGTGTGAATGAATGACAAGTCACACTTCGTTAaagaaatatgttttattttaacGGTTTAAGTGGCATTAAACAAGGAAGAACGCTGATTGTTAGAAAAAAGGAAACATGTCCATAGTCTGTTCAATGACAAGGCAAAGTGTGAAACAGCAATCAGCGAATAATCATCTGCCCATTTTTTAAACAACCATTTACACATGAATGTAAACCAAGTGTTTTATATTACAACTAAGGCATCAGGTGTCAGTATGTACAAGGCCAGAGAGGGACAGTGGAAAGACAAGACACGTCATCTCCGTAGCTAGAGGAAAACTATCAGTTGATCCTTGTACACATTTGGTGAAGGCACAGTGTGATTTAGCAGGAGAGAAACGTTACAACGCTGATCTGGAGTTAACCTCAAGCTGTCATTCAGCACTATAAAGGTGGCAGATTTTACAGTGTCAGCATACCTATACACATTatgacagtatacacacacactatggtcATCAACAACACAGGTTACAGTATAGACAGGAAAGAAACAAAAACATTTCAACTAGAATATAAATTGGAGTCAGTCTGTACAACTATAAACATCAAACAGATGGCCAGAGAGGCTGTCTAACGCAACACACATCCCTTTACAAGGGCACcaatgggaggggaggagagggaggcgtTATAGAACGTTCATATAGGAATTAACACGCATGTATGGCTCTACCTGAAGGTTATATAACATTTGCTCCCCAAATGAATGCAGCCCAGGGCCTGAGACACACCCCTCTGCTCttctgggttgtattcattagggcacactgtgGCAAAACGTTTCAAAACATTGTGCaatgaaaaaaaagaaaacagccgtttcttattggacaagttcagatagTACCTCCCCGTTGCAGCCCGTTTCTTCCAATTCGTGCCTAAAGAATACGTCCAAGAACAGGTTCGCACAGAAGACATTTAACTAAGAATCTAAAGCTTTAACCTGGAGTATCCAATATAGACAAGGGATATTCAAATATTACCCTACGAGGTATGGAGTACTGCTGGTTCTGTTCTacttgataattaattgcacccacctgatgtcccaggtctaaaccagtccctaaATAGAAGgggaaaattgaaaaaagcaatGAAGGGCCAGATTTGAATTTGAGGGGTCTCGACAATAGACTACAGACACAATAATGACATTTATACAATGGTCTCCATACAACCCTGAGATAACAATATTAGCTAACCGTCACGCCTGCCTGCTGcaagtgtgtgtgtccttacagcaGAATTACAAGTTAACCATCAGGGAATAGTAAGGCAGACAtttaactgtacacacacacacacacacacacattggaatgTAGGTGATCAAGGACATTATTGATTAAATGATAGTTTACGCAAATACCTAAGGCTAGACAGGTATACACAGATAGCTCAGTACAGATtaacacatgcacgcatgcacgcacacacacacacagtgattaaGGGTTATTAAGATGTTGTATGAAGGCATTATGGTTTCTCCATCAGTTAGTCACACAGATCAGTGGACAGGAGAGGGGCTATGACAGCACGGTAGGCATCAGGGTAGACATCAAACTGACCCAGGGACAGAGCTTAGTATCCAGCATTCAATCATGTCCCTAGCCAAACTGACTTCAGAGCAGTCTATAGACCATCCACTCACCACAGGGCAGTAAAAACCAAATAAAAACATCTAAACAGAAGTGGAACGTCAAAGTCCTCCCCAAGGCATGGGTGTCCTCAACCAAGTCCTCTTAAAGTCTGGTTTATTGCAGGTCCTCTTTTAAAGGTGAGAGGTCCTCAATCAGGTCCTCTTTTAGGCAGGAGAATAAGTCCTCTCTGGGGTCCTCTCGGAGGCTGGTTTTGCTCAGGTCCTCTCTGGAGGTCATAGTTCACTGGAGCATCAGCTGTTTGAGGTTGTCATGAAGGATAGTATCCTTGACATCTCGGAACACCAGGCGGATGTTCTCTGTGTTGATGGCCGTGGTGAAGTGGTGGTAGAGGGGCTTCTGTGTCaagtctcttctcttctcccggAAACAGTCCACTAGGAACTTCTGGACGTCCGGCAGGCTGTGGTCCGGCCCCGTGTACTCTGGGAAGTATTTACTTAGCGAAACATTCAAGACCTGCCGAGAACAAGGATCAACCGAACATAACATGGAACGTCAGTACAATCAGAAGGTTGGTTGGGACTCAATCACAATACTTGACATCAATATATTTCTCTCTGAAAAGCTAAGAGCCCATTTTCTTCAGTGAGGACTCATGCGAGCAGGGTCCATTCTACTCAAGGCATCACTATCTTAGGTAAACGAGTTTGTGATTACGGGGAATGTGACTGTACAGACCTTCTCCTCCAGCAGGTCAGTCTTgttgaggaagaggatgatggaGACTGAGAGGAAGACTCGGTTGTTGACAATCGTCTCAAAGATGTTCAACGACTCTCTCAGCCGGTTGGTCTGCCTGTCCTCCATCAAGACCTAGAACACACAGgggataaaaaaaaagaaataaataaataaataaataaggtaGTGTgtcagtgagagagaaacagagggcgTGTGTGGTGAGCGTGTTCAGTGTGCGTGCATGTCcactgtgtgtgtacctggtcatACTCTGAAGAAGACACTAGGAACAGTATGGAGGTGACAGAGTCAAAACACTCAAACCACCGACGTCTTTCCGAGCGCTGTCCTCCCACGTCCACCATCTTGAAGGGAATACTCTTGATCTCAAAGTCATACTCATGAATGCCCTTCGTGGGCTTACGGGCTAGCAGGACGTCATGCTGGGAAGGGATGTAgctctggaggagagagagggatgagtagaagacaggagaagaggatgggGGTGTTAAGGAGGCAGAGTGATTTATGGAGGGaaagagggcgagggagagaaaCTTACCGGCTCCCCGAGCTTCTCCACATTGTCCAAGAAATACTTAACCGACTcaccctgagagaggagagaaatgtgtGTTAGCTTCATTGTCAATCCTAATACTCAGATTATGTACACACATCAGCCTAAAACTGCtacatgtgagtgagtgagtgtactacagtggtagggcaactagattcagccgcgggccgaTTTGAATGGTCGGGGGCCGGAACTCAATTATAATAATTGGAAAAACCACATTGACAACAACTAAGCCTAAATATTGATTACgtttgaaaataacaataatgtcATACTTTGATTTCATTGAGCACGTTTACATGCATACTAATAATTCGATATTAAGCTGATTATGGGAGTAGGCAGATTATGCAATAGTCACAtaaaacaccttactctgcttatcttgAATTGgcaaaaggttaaaaaaattgaAGTAAACCTACGCCAATTAAAACATGGTTTCCTGAGCAATCTTTCAAATTATTAGGGCATGTAAACACCCTAAAACGGCGTTCCAGAAGTATATTTGATTTGCGTGTGCGCTAGCACCAGCAGAGTGAGCCTCCCTCTTCAGCTCAAGTGTGTTCGGAATAACTGAATGTATGGGTCTTTGAAGTAGTTTTCACATAGACACGTTAtgcagtgcattgggaaagtattctttaactttttccacaatttgttacgttacagccttattctaaaattgattaaatctcccccccaatcaatctacacactataccccataacgacaaagcaaataCAGGCCAataaattttagcaaatttattaacATTAAAATTTAAATCTTACATTtgcatgagtattcagaccctttacgcagtactttgttgaagcacctttggcagcgattacagccttgagtcttcttgggcataCCCACGCTACaagcgtggcacacctgtatttggggagtttctcccattcttctctgcagattttctcaagctgtgtcaggttggatggggagcgtcg carries:
- the LOC139376628 gene encoding guanine nucleotide-binding protein subunit alpha-13-like; translation: MADFLPTRSVLNHYFPACLLTNTEVEQLRKSKAIDKSISRDKTYVKRLVKILLLGAGESGKSTFLKQMRIIHGQDFDQQAREEFRAIIYSNVIKGVRVLVDAREKLQIPWGSSDNQVHGDHVMSFDTRSSMMVHGQVETSVFLKYLPSIQALWADVAIQHAYNRRREFQLGESVKYFLDNVEKLGEPSYIPSQHDVLLARKPTKGIHEYDFEIKSIPFKMVDVGGQRSERRRWFECFDSVTSILFLVSSSEYDQVLMEDRQTNRLRESLNIFETIVNNRVFLSVSIILFLNKTDLLEEKVLNVSLSKYFPEYTGPDHSLPDVQKFLVDCFREKRRDLTQKPLYHHFTTAINTENIRLVFRDVKDTILHDNLKQLMLQ